GATCGCACACGGTTCATGGAGGTATTTGGCAAGCCTAACGAAAAGAAAGAGGGACGTTTCTCGTGGTCTGGCAGCCCAATACCTAACTTTAACTCTCCATCAACCTATAACGGTTCAGAAATGCTCTTCGACGATGAAGAAAATATAGTAATCGTATACAGTTATTCGAAAGACCCACGTGATACTAAGGCAGAGATTGTTCCGCAAAATTTACAACAAGAAGGGCTTGTCCTTGCACGTTGGGATAGAGATAATTTGAATAGCAAACTAACAAAGAAGTTTGGTCATCACGGTTGGTTTAAATGCAATAAAGACAAAGACGGCTGCTACAACCAAATTGCTTTTGGTGAGCCGATGATCTTTGATAATTGGATTAAACTTGTTGAGCAGGGCGTGGTATTTTTTGATAGTGGCATGTATGTAGGCAATGCGCGTAACTATTCCCAGTGGCGCGCTAATAACAACCACTGGGATTCATTAATTACTCGTACATATCCACCATTTCCAGGAGTTTTAGACAGCATCTCGTAAAGAGACCTGCTTTTGAATAGCTTCGGCTTTATGGAATGTTGACACCATTTGTTCTGCTACCGCTTCGATAACTTTGACACAAACAGAGTTCCCAAACTGCTTATATGCTTGGGTTTTCGATACGGCATCCGTTAAAA
Above is a window of Psychrobacter immobilis DNA encoding:
- a CDS encoding LlaMI family restriction endonuclease, whose translation is MLANISEEELKIIKLFKNNVYGIAPDTTDFNQRHDGKAGHWLEKQMGIAANANNEPDLYGYEMKNSTGKKTTFGDWSASYYIFSDKGSSIDRTRFMEVFGKPNEKKEGRFSWSGSPIPNFNSPSTYNGSEMLFDDEENIVIVYSYSKDPRDTKAEIVPQNLQQEGLVLARWDRDNLNSKLTKKFGHHGWFKCNKDKDGCYNQIAFGEPMIFDNWIKLVEQGVVFFDSGMYVGNARNYSQWRANNNHWDSLITRTYPPFPGVLDSIS